One Phyllopteryx taeniolatus isolate TA_2022b chromosome 12, UOR_Ptae_1.2, whole genome shotgun sequence genomic window, GGCAATTTCTTGAACATagatggactttttgacaaatttcaatcaggtttctgaactcatcacagtacagaatctgctcttatcaaagtgctaaatgatataaggttgagtactgactcgggaaaggtgtcaattctggtcttgttggatctcagtgcggcttttgatacggtggaTCATAATAtgctgctgaacaggttggaaatgtgtGTAGGACtgaatggaacagtccttaaatggtgcaggtcctacctggaggaaaggagttattttgtgaccattggaagtgtttgatctcatcaaatggcaatggcctatggggtccctcaagggtcagttcttggacccctcctgttcagcctgtatatgctacccttggttcaaattcttcagaactttatgttaactatcatagctatgcagatgacgcacagttatatctagcagtgtcttcagatgactacagttcaattgagctgttgtgtcactgtctaaaacagataatgttcttcaattaaaccacaacaaaactgagatcattgtttttggcaataaagaaaaaaggattCCTGTTAGTAAATATCTGGAGTCACtcgctttaaaaaccaaagaccaagtccgaaaccttggtgttctgatagattccgacctgactttcaacagtcatatcaaataatTTACTAAAACTGGCTTCTACcacctgaagaacatatccagagtgaaggcttgcgtgtgtcaagcagaccaggagaagctcatccatgcttttatctcaagtagacttgactattgtagtGGTCTTCtaactggactccccaaaaagagcattaaacagctgcagctcattcagaatgcggCAGCTcggtcagagcatattattcaaattctaaagtctttccactggcttccagtcagctttagaatagattttaaagttctgctactggtctataaatcactaaacggtttaggtcctgaatacattaaagaaatgctaatgcaatataaacccagtagggctctgagatcgacagactcaggtcaaatagtggagcacagagtccaaaggtgaagcagcattttgcTGTTATGCTCCACAcgaatggaataagttgccaacagaagagACATCAgtcccaagtgtgaatgtttttaaatccaggttaaaaactcttctttttctcatgctttttagaataAGAGTAAGTTTGAGATttataaatgatatttcttgcacaggccgctgttttaattgaacttttatgctgttgtttttctctttgttttaaatgtttataacctgctttgttttttgttttgtttttgtttttaaatgcttttaatcatgaaaagcacattgagttaccttgtgtatgaaatgcccTATattaataaatttgctttgcttataaCACCGCCACACATATGCTAcccgttagcccatctatggcattttgttgtgtgtgatagcattaagctagcggacattCAAAGCAACgcgattttttttaacctttcatcatcattgttttctgttcagTTTTAGAGTCAACTTCAAtcgggagtggcaataaaccgcttgaagcctcttttttggaaCAGTTGCTCACACTATGCACCAAACTGCTGCCTGTTgtcaaagtgagttgagttcactgccaccatacagcacttgtatctcCAATTTGTAGTTGCAAGTGACCGTCAAAGCAAAAGTCGGGTCAGATACCACTGTGTGATattcattttgattaaaaataaagtctatcttggaaaaatataatatttccttgagaaacacattttgttgaaaGAAGTTTTTTTCCTAGTATTTTCTTCTCTGTGGCACAACCCATCCGAAAAGCTCAGCCGTGGTGGAGCAAAGCAAAGGAGTGCGACGGGGTGTCACCTGAGCAGttccttctccttctccagcGCGTTGAGCATGTTGACGGAGGCGGACTGCTGCAGGCAGTACGTCTGGAAGGCCGGCAGCATGTTGACGAACTCCAGGAAGATCTCGCCCACGGACACCGTCAGCAGATCCTCGTCTCCCTGAGCCCAAACGCCCGCCAGCCGGTCAGTCAGAGAGTCGGTGTCACAGGTTTTACAAGTTTTACTACTAAGATTCACGTTGAGCTGCTCCCAGTGCCCATTCAGAGTTGGAGACAAAACTGGTTTCAGACTAAAAGAAAACCTTGAAGGAAAACTCCTTTTACGTCAGTGACTGGTTAGGGTTACAAGCCAGTTTTAGGGGGTTCAAATTGGGGCTTCAAACTGGGTTTAGGGATTCAAAGGATTCAAGGCAAGGCTAGCCTTTCAAATTCGGATTTCAAGTCGGGCTTAGGGTTTAGAACTTTAGGTAGGATTTAAAacttcaagccagggttaaagTTTCCAACCAAAGTTGGGGTTTAAATTTAGGGGTAGAATTAGGGTTGCAAgtcagggtttgggtttcagaaCAAGGGTTACGGTTTCCAGTCAATGTTAGGCTTTCAAacctgagttagggtttcaaatgagtgaTAGGGATTAAAGTCAaggttcaggtttcaaatttggatttCAAACCAGGGTAAAACTTGCAAAATAGCATTTCAAGGCAAGGTTAGCCTTTCAATTTCAGGTTTCAAGCCTGAGTCAGGGTTTCAAACgaggggtagggtttcaaatttgggtttcaaggctgggttagggtttcaaactagaaGTAAGAGTCTCAAATTAGGTTTTGAAACAAGGTTCAATCTTTCAAATTCAGGTTCAACATcaaggttatggtttcaagtcaggtgagCACTGCGAGCAACTGTGTGAACGTGCTGAAGGTTACATCGTCACAGGGGTGGGGAAAATAACGGCGAGTTCTTCTCACCTGGTCCAGCGCGTGTTCGATGGCGTCCTGCAGATGTTCCGTGAATCTCTCATTGACGTCCGCCAGCTCCTGCACGTTGGCGAACACCACGGCCAGCTGCTCGGCGCTCAGCAAGCCGGCGCCGCGCATGGGCCCGTAGAACTCCTCCTTGATGATCCTCAGGTCCTCGCCGTAACTGCTCTCCGTATTCAGGAACTCCAACACGGCTTCCTTGCGCTCGGCCCGCAATTTGGCGCAACGTTCGCACGCGCCACTGCCCTCCGACGCGTCGTCCCGCCAGCCGCAGTCGGCGCATAACGACGGTCTCTTCCAGGCTCGCGAGAGGCCCGGTCCGATGCCGCTGTCGGCCCGCTCCACTTCGGCGCCGTTGTCGTCCTCCTCGCTGAGGCCCACCACGCCGCTGTCGGCGCTCAGGCTGCTGATGGTGCTCCAGCGGTGATGTCGGCCGCGGCCCCCCCGGTCGTCCGAAGCCATGTGGTGGGCCGAGCCCGCCGGGCGCTCCTCGCCGGGCGGCTCCGAGTGCCCGCGAAGAGCCGCCGGGGCTGAAGACAGAGCAAAGGGTTACAAGATGTCCTCAAACGCAGCGCTCAAAacctgaataaataaaaagttcatttttttaaccaggtaaggcaattgagaataGGTTCTCATTAACAATGCCCCCCTggaggcaatttagggttcaatatcttgcccaaggacactttgacagcaCACAGTCAGAGTCAGGATTTGGACCACCAACCCTTCGGTCTTTCTTGGACGACCTATACATCAACTGAGGCGCAGCTTTCCCAGCGGTGAAACGGGACGGGATCCGCCACTGCTGACGTTCAACTGGAGCCTTGCGCCGAGTGAGTGTCGCTCATCGCATGTTAAATAATTGTGCAATCAAAAGACCTTTCCCAgtctatttttcttttgttagtttttggtctcacaaaagcaaaaaaatgcttttcacACGGCCCTTCATCAAATCATTAATCTGCTTCGAAAACTTGCCAGTCAATGAGTTGATGAGTAAAatcattttctatttatttgggttgtttttgtgtgatattaaAACAGGGTTTGGCAAATCCAAGTGTGACAAATAAGCGAAAAAAGGAAATCAGGAAGGGTGGAAATACAAGTAGGTTTTGATGGCACCGTCTATCAACAGGGAGGCACAGCACATCTTCTTtgtcctcaccactgtctcTCTCCCTCCGATGACGTCGTCCCTGCGGCGCGTTCTCCATCTTCGCCTTCATCTCCAGCTGTTTGCGATTGGACGCCTCAGCCGGCATGGGGTTGCGGTGGTGCGGTCGCAGGCGGCGCTCGCCGTCTGTCTGTGACCGCTCGCACGCACACTCTGGTACAGCCGCCTGCGACTGCTCATACGTAGCGTCTGAGCTGGAACGCCGGCAGAACCCCGGCCGCTGAAGGAGGGAAAGGACAGCCGTCAATCGCGTTGTTGTGCTGTATCGCTTTCTTTTACataatcaaaacaaaagcatcatTATCAATATTGTGATGTCGTATGGTGTTGTTTCAGGGCAGGGTATCAATATACGAGcatcaaatattgatattgtgatGTATTACGACAGTACAATATCAATATACCAGCCTTAAATATTAATATCGCAATGTATCATAttgtggtttttctttttcaatacaTGAGCGATACAATAGCATTTTAATATTGCTACTGTGGCTTATTGTGTAGTTCCACAGTAAAGTATTAATATGCAATtgtcaaatattgatattgtgatGTATCAAGCATCAATATAGATATCAGGATGTATCGTGTTCCTCTACGGTACAGTATGATACACAAACCTCAAATAACGCTCTATGATCTATCATGTTCATTTAGGTACAGTATTGTTATCAATTGTTGATATGTTCTTCAACGATATAGTATCGATATCCAGTTGTCAAATACCGATATTGTGATGTATCGTTTTTCAGTTCACTTACCGTACAGTAGCTATACACGAGCATCAAATATCGGCACTGTGATGTATCGCTGTGTGAGTATTCGTACACAAGCGTCAAATATCGTGATAAGGGACATGCATCAATCGTGATGTCGTTACGATTATGTAATCTCACCAAATTTCGCAGAGAAGGATTATCTTATCTCTTATCTCTATTATAATTCGAAGCATCCCAGGCGAAGAATTTCTTAACATGCTGCATCACTCCAagggttccttttttttttttttatacaagctTTCAGGGTTTGCTGGACGCGGGCGGGGGTAACAAATCACATTTTACGCTCGGTTTCGggaaagcgtgtgtgtgtgtggtgggggcaATTAAAGAAACAGGTGCTAAAAATAGCTAGCAGGCACATGACTTGGCTTATTTGTCTtgggaaattgttttttttattacagtcaATACAATTGAATATTTGATTTTgggaaatgtacaaaaatatatgacattatttgaatgttttttttaaataaacaaaatcaaatattttcttttgggAGATAATAGATTTTGGGGCATGTATGATATTtggaattaaaattaaatattttattttgggacATTTTGATTTGTATTGATTTACATAAAATTAGCtatttgattttttgggattaaataaaatcaattatttgatatttgaagttccgaattccagcttttatttcatggtatttacatcgagatgtgtGAAACAACTCCGGACAGAGCACCTTTCGTTTGAAGCCACGCACTTTTCAAGCGAGCAAAgttattggaacagacatgattcaaTTAAGttaaaagtgaataacattgaaTATCTGGTGgcgtaacccttacttgcaataactgcatgaAGCCCGCAAACCCagtgacttcaccagactgctgcgttcttcatttgaaatgcttttcttggcctttactgcagcctctttcagttcttgtttgtctctgtggctttttcccttcagtctcctcttcaggaagTAAAATGCAAGTTCTATTGAGTTAAGCGCCGGTGATTgccttggccagtctaagaccttccactaccccccccccccccccccccccccccccccgatgaagtcctttgttgtgttggcagtgtgttttgggtcattgtcttgttgcatgaagcttctcccaattagtttggatgcattttcctttaaattgccagacaaaatagtTTGCCAACCTCCGCAGGGCaagggtgaaggtatcacaggTCACTGTTCacagaagactttgagagagcTTGCACGGCTGCTTCTGGAGCGGGCTCgctcgtctttattgatgatgtaactcatgatggtagcagcaggaTGCAGTTATTGccagtaagggttatgccaccaaatattaaatgtttttcactttaacttaatttaatcatgtctgttccggtacttttgctcacttgaaaagtgggtggctttaaacaaaaggtgctctgtttaacacatctataatgtaaataccatgaaataaaaggtctcatattcatcttttgatctaaaacccaaatgtcttaagcatacaacaaaaacaaatgaattgacctttcccgttccaatacgtttggaggggactgtaggtttcaaataattttgaaatTTTCCACATAaatattgtccaaatcctcggcATTTCAGCCTCAACAGTACATAttgtcagatttctgtagtcctccatgaaatcagactgattttctttgtgttgaatcTACATAAGGCGTTTGTAAACATCTGTTTTGACTTTGGACAACAATGAtcaatttttttcaacattttctgacagatgttatggaccaaaccaggaactgaatcataattaatttgtatgtgcattttattatgcactgtcaatttgaaataacgtCCTGCTTTTATTAAAGGGATGggaatttaaaaagtttttgtgAATGTGATTCATCGATTCATCTGTAAAATAATTGCCAGATTGATTATGACTTGCAGCGCTACATTAACTTAGCGTCACCTGAAATGACATGGGAGACGTTCCCGTGACAtcctgtgccccccccccaatattttGGGCCATGGCTGGTTGCATAATTCTACTTTCATTTCCTGTCCCCCTCtcacctttttcttcttctttttctcccaATTTATTAACCGGATGGGAAAGCTAAATGGTGTTAGCAGGAAACGGTGTGAGTGAGTCTGCGTGTTTGACCCCAGGAATgctgcaaaatggatggatggatggatggatggacggacgagTGGCCAGTGGTGGAAATAatcccccctttttttcccccctttctgtAGCTCATCACACATTTCCttccacacatgcacacgcacatcTCTGCATAGGCGCGTGCATCTGTCGCAGTGTCCTCGCCATCCTTGAATGCCGACAGATCGCGAGCTGAGCCGCTGCCGCCGGCGATACCTCACCGaaccacgcacgcacacgcacacatacacacacacacacacacacacacacacacacacacacacacgcaccataactaaaaaaaacaaatcctccTTACGCATTCTCCcgcttcctcgccttcgccgtCTTCTTCGTCCTCTTCTTCTGCAGCGGGTGTCTGGTGGCCAGCCTCGGCTCCTGCCgtggttgccatggcgacgGCGGCGGGGGGCCAGGGTGGGGTGTCGGGGGCGTCTCTGTCCCGCTCAGCTGACAGCCTGACGGGGGCCTCGGAGGAGATGTCTGCACTGCAGCTGGTGGGGGGAACGAGGGGGGTGAGGGAAGGCTGATACATGGGTGTCAACTATCGATATTGTGACGTCGAATATCGATTTTGTGATGTATCGTGTTTTATGATAAAGTATCGATATAGAAGCGACAAAGATTGGTATCAGGATGTATCATCTTTTTATGGTACCATATTGATATTGATATGATATATTGATGTATATATTGATATAGTAATGCATCGTATTGATACACGAGGGTCAAAAACTGTGGTGTATCATGTTCTACAGTGCACCATAAATATTCAAGCGTCagatattattattgtcatgtaTCGTGTCAtgttttttacagtacagtactgatACACAAGCGTTAAATATCAATATAATAATGAATCGTATTGATACACAAGCATCAAATATCGATATCATGATGTGTGGTATCGATACGCAAGCATCAAATATCACTTGTCATATACTTGCAGTGTTTTCCCATACAGTGTCGATTAGGGGTGCTAATCGACTGGCAacttaatcgacaactatttcaATGATCGattgtttagagaccttgtttagcTTAAAATGATCGAAATCCACTTCAGCCTCCCATTGGTAAATAttttcagatttctgtagtcttcCATGAAAGCAGGCGGATTCtctttgtttcatcaaaataagacatttgcaaacacctacttttactttggaaaacaattttcGCAGATTTTCTGACAgttgttacagaccaaaccattaactgaatcataatcaatttatgtttgtgcaatttttatactgtcaatttgaaataatgttttttttttaataaagggatggagaTCAAAAGAATTGTTTTTGACCGGATTCACCGATTAATCGAGACCATAATCGACAGATTATTCAAATTATTGTTAGTTACAGCCAAAGTATTGATACATAAGCGGTTGAAAGGATGTTTTGTATCATGATCTTTTATGATACCATATTGACAGACAAGTGTTAAATCAATAATTGATAGTGTCTTATCAATATACAAGGAATAAAGTATGTATAGTGTTCTTTAACAGTAAAGTTTAAGCACAAAATGTTGACATATCGATATGGAGATGTACGTACGGTATTGCTACACAAGCATCCAATATTGTGGTCTATCGTGTTCTTTAATGGTACAGTATTGATACACAAGCATCAGATATCGATATGGGGATATATGGAACAGTCAGGGCATTTTGGGAAACAAGCCCGCCTCCCTGGCTCACCTCTTCTTGATGAGGTCCAGAGCTGAGCCAATGAGGCCATCCTTCATTTTGTAGATCTTGGCGCCGTAGCTGGACAGGTCCGTTCCCTCCAGGAGCAGTGCGGGGCAGCAACTGGAGGGCCGCCCTCCGTGGTCCCTGCTGGCCCGGAGCAGAACCGACCCGACCGGTTCCAGACTGCACCTCCTACGCCGGCCATTATCACCGGTTCCTCCCTGGCTTGAAGACGCTTGCAGTGGGGGCCGCGCAGAGGGGCCTGTGCGGATCGGAGAACCCGTTCCGGAGGAGGGAGTCCCTGCCCGTTGGGGACCGGAGTCCTCAGAACCTGCTGTGGACTCCTGGTTCTGCTCTTTCATCCTCATCCTCTTGAACTCCTCAAAGGTGGGGATATACAGACGTCCCACAGGACCGCTTTGCAGGGGTCCGTTATCGGCTCCCAAAATGGGGCCCGCTGTGCGGGACACCGGGAGCACTTTTGGGCTGTGCGGGGCCCCGTGGAGAGCTAGGTTGGGGCTGCTGTT contains:
- the si:dkey-91i10.2 gene encoding uncharacterized protein si:dkey-91i10.2 produces the protein MEPCVSHLPPSANPLSAFPRHRVSTHYPGQQWFPLASRCNSSTFLSNLRHSPGQAGPAGTMPGVSLDVPMGGRPYRSMENLNWNPVLDSGLCSSSEFIVRYMATSHWYDGPPDGSNPESLAYYPRHGPHRKDVPIFPQLLFPSRVDEWDARKGLREKLRLQSARSAVEPLKTVPLRTTDSAPVELNPGCRPAGSMRPACPQEIKQEVLRRLQLRRQNSSPNLALHGAPHSPKVLPVSRTAGPILGADNGPLQSGPVGRLYIPTFEEFKRMRMKEQNQESTAGSEDSGPQRAGTPSSGTGSPIRTGPSARPPLQASSSQGGTGDNGRRRRCSLEPVGSVLLRASRDHGGRPSSCCPALLLEGTDLSSYGAKIYKMKDGLIGSALDLIKKSCSADISSEAPVRLSAERDRDAPDTPPWPPAAVAMATTAGAEAGHQTPAAEEEDEEDGEGEEAGECRPGFCRRSSSDATYEQSQAAVPECACERSQTDGERRLRPHHRNPMPAEASNRKQLEMKAKMENAPQGRRHRRERDSAPAALRGHSEPPGEERPAGSAHHMASDDRGGRGRHHRWSTISSLSADSGVVGLSEEDDNGAEVERADSGIGPGLSRAWKRPSLCADCGWRDDASEGSGACERCAKLRAERKEAVLEFLNTESSYGEDLRIIKEEFYGPMRGAGLLSAEQLAVVFANVQELADVNERFTEHLQDAIEHALDQGDEDLLTVSVGEIFLEFVNMLPAFQTYCLQQSASVNMLNALEKEKELLRIFLDVSQNDNTALRRMNLRSFLMAPLQRVTKYPLLLSRLLKVTPEKQPEFGRLREAKSRVEAHLEHINTKTKQQDGNGVASWSLRSFRRDSRKNREPVDAEMREASIRTLGWTREDTRFVMEGPLQLSQPADGQWVKKGSKALKFQNVQTLLMVRTQQPGGGERACEAGESVQDGVLVLIKDKSSGKFAVMREPIRLANCVVSMDPECQDTFEVLDIWREAFVFRAADKSRTHNWFHHMKRYARDLGAWRKRRNALPNIMINTNQSRS